In the genome of Drosophila yakuba strain Tai18E2 chromosome 3R, Prin_Dyak_Tai18E2_2.1, whole genome shotgun sequence, one region contains:
- the LOC6537040 gene encoding 28S ribosomal protein S33, mitochondrial: MSHKYTELIKLGTQYARRMNYLSNRIFGEVARTTNEKSMKVVRMFSEEPIHKRDYVVNWYPRHVETHLLMKNLRDYGLFRDEHQDFKEEMKRLRKLRGKAPPKKGEGKRASKK; encoded by the exons atgTCCCACAAGTACACGGAGCTGATTAAGCTCGGCACGCAGTATGCTCGCCGGATGAACTACCTCTCAAATCGCATTTTCGGCGAGGTGGCTCGCACCACAAACGAGAAATCCATGAAG GTGGTTCGCATGTTCTCGGAGGAACCAATTCACAAGCGGGACTACGTGGTCAACTGGTATCCGCGGCACGTGGAGACGCACCTGCTGATGAAGAACCTTCGCGACTACGGTCTGTTTCGCGATGAGCACCAGGACTTCAAGGAGGAGATGAAGCGTTTGCGCAAGCTGCGTGGCAAGGCGCCTCCCAAGAAGGGCGAGGGCAAGCGGGCCTCGAAGAAGTAG
- the LOC6537041 gene encoding uncharacterized protein LOC6537041, with translation MFSSHRTLKRRTPAQGIDRREYIGHLVDEYYTTTNIEAQQQVTANLANFAYDPINWSHLLEADALEVFLASLETQDQLLKVHGIAALCNLCLDKTAAQLIREQLKLITGLFVRTDHPEIVLHSLALFYQLLEIGEVDRDILLSPSVLRTVQEWRLKAHDERILSSRALQQVQVVKRFSQSDLEQFAQFTGDHNYIHSPETPIGERRVHGALLNAVVAGIMGTQLPGPGTVVLEQNFKFLKPCRIETDTLVTVRLLQSRKISTVEYDIRQNDEVVFAGSAKLLTRNQKD, from the exons atgtTCTCCAGTCACAGGACATTGAAGCGTAGGACGCCTGCTCAGGGTATTGACCGGCGGGAGTACATCGGTCACCTGGTCGATGAGTATTACACAACAACCAACATCG AGGCCCAGCAGCAGGTGACTGCTAATTTGGCCAATTTTGCTTACGATCCGATCAACTGGTCACATCTCCTGGAGGCGGATGCCTTGGAAGTATTCCTGGCATCGCTGGAGACGCAGGATCAGCTATTAAAAGTGCACGGGATCGCGGCATTGTGTAACCTTTGCCTGG ACAAAACGGCTGCCCAATTAATCAGAGAACAACTAAAACTAATAACCGGCCTCTTTGTGCGCACTGATCACCCGGAAATAGTGCTGCATAGCCTGGCGCTCTTTTACCAACTCCTGGAAATCGGTGAGGTAGACCGGGATATTCTTCTAAGTCCTTCAGTGCTGAGGACGGTGCAAGAGTGGCGGCTCAAGGCTCACGATGAACGTATC CTGAGCAGCCGAGCCCTTCAGCAGGTGCAAGTGGTTAAGCGGTTTTCCCAAAGCGACTTGGAGCAGTTTGCCCAGTTCACCGGCGACCACAACTACATCCATAGCCCGGAAACACCCATCGGGGAGCGCCGAGTTCACGGAGCCCTTCTTAACGCGGTGGTAGCGGGTATAATGGGTACCCAGCTACCAGGTCCGGGCACCGTGGTTCTAGAGCAGAATTTCAAGTTTCTAAAACCCTGTCGCATTGAGACTGACACCCTGGTGACCGTACGCCTGCTCCAGTCTCGCAAAATTTCCACCGTGGAGTACGACATAAGGCAGAACGACGAGGTGGTGTTCGCCGGCAGTGCCAAGTTGCTGACTCGCAACCAAAAAGACTAG
- the LOC6537042 gene encoding protein farnesyltransferase subunit beta, translated as MGTEEDLLFRNFQRLKSYMFDDEKVSTTTSREQQKTEGSVEKCFDRFEQMMFTHPRLTQIFRLEHQHYLDVMLRRLPSNYECLDSSRPWCVYWILQAAQILSFNFDDQTLDHVVKFLSNCRSPTGGFGGGPGQYAHLAPTYAAVNSLCIIGTEQAYRAIDRPTLVQFLFSVRESDGSFRLHVDGETDVRGAYCAISCAKMLNLPEPVIKELFAGTGDWIAQCQTYEGGFGGAPGLEAHGGYTFCGIAGLALLNEADKCDRQALLKWTLRRQMTFEGGFQGRTNKLVDGCYSFWVGATIPITQATLSGVDQQMEHTLFDVEALQEYILLCCQKQNGGLIDKPGKPQDLYHTCYTLSGVSIAQHSECANSPQVLGDTINELLPTHPLFNVPPKSVAAARSHFSNSNDTEFSGKDSPCKEES; from the exons ATGGGAACCGAGGAGGACCTGCTGTTCCGCAACTTCCAGCGCCTGAAGAGCTACATGTTCGACGACGAGAAGGTGTCCACCACCACATCCCGCGAGCAG CAAAAAACTGAGGGTTCGGTGGAAAAATGCTTCGACCGCTTCGAGCAGATGATGTTCACCCACCCGCGCCTCACCCAGATCTTTCGGCTGGAGCACCAGCACTACCTGGACGTGATGCTGAGGCGACTGCCCTCCAATTACGAATGCCTGGACAGCAGTCGTCCGTGGTGCGTTTACTGGATCCTGCAGGCGGCCCAGATACTAAGCTTTAACTTCGACGACCAGACATTGGACCACGTAGTTAAGTTTCTAAGCAA CTGCCGCTCGCCGACTGGAGGTTTTGGAGGAGGACCCGGACAGTATGCTCATCTGGCGCCCACCTATGCGGCAGTGAACAGTCTATGTATCATTGGAACCGAGCAGGCGTACCGTGCCATCGACCGACCGACTTTGGTCCAGTTTCTGTTCAGTGTGCGTGAGTCGGACGGCTCCTTCCGGCTCCACGTGGATGGGGAGACGGATGTGCGTGGCGCCTACTGCGCCATCTCCTGCGCCAAGATGCTAAATCTTCCCGAGCCAGTGATAAAGGAGCTGTTCGCCGGCACTGGCGATTGGATAGCCCAGTGTCAAACATACGAGGGAGGATTTGGCGGTGCCCCTGGTCTGGAGGCCCATGGTGGCTACACCTTCTGCGGAATTGCCGGCTTGGCGCTGCTCAACGAGGCTGATAAGTGCGACAGGCAGGCTCTTCTCAAGTGGACACTGCGCCGTCAGATGACCTTCGAAGGCGGCTTTCAGGGGAGGACCAACAAACTGGTTGATGGCTGCTACTCCTTCTGGGTGGGCGCCACCATTCCCATTACACAGGCTACGCTATCCGGCGTCGACCAGCAAATGGAGCACACCCTGTTCGATGTGGAGGCCCTGCAGGAGTACATACTGCTCTGCTGCCAAAAGCAGAACGGCGGGCTTATAGATAAACCTGGAAA ACCACAAGATCTCTACCACACGTGCTATACCCTAAGCGGCGTTTCCATTGCCCAGCACTCGGAGTGCGCCAACAGCCCACAGGTCCTGGGCGACACCATTAACGAGCTACtgcccacccacccactctTCAACGTCCCACCAAAGTCCGTTGCAGCCGCCCGGAGCCACTTCAGCAATTCCAATGACACAGAGTTCTCAGGTAAAGACAGTCCCTGCAAGGAGGAGAGTTAG
- the LOC6537043 gene encoding uncharacterized protein LOC6537043 isoform X1: protein MFEYLLVCFVLLIRRSSDGSLCATKVIVRVPRDKDIGLIFDLTVTNRIRSDKKETLDFTIVSDGECTVNTTHGEQVNAMGRIFGGDFGSIEPGKSETVSLVWPTVSLYNRVGSCPILISATSARATDAVATAKQVLHFDTRFETLDPQSNKLRRRKDYKDCRNWDKDYLRNCTPLNCEERYFGKRSYFNVETEQCEPASDCSGPGEYYDIFSNEGVDPGNFVSEEELDQIKQGKFDSNFLDLRAPPPIPETKTNQQAHPYKKKSRRRATPPRHFVHSKSTKSDNCDKARKLTLADFNDCFQHLKDVQSQPLVESANEKKIKKKSPFEVPMLTQLYYDWYLPLRTDSWGEGGEIGGIGDPSPQNVSSGSEPLLTWIGKLDWRGWLFLILKGSFFILLLIVFQVFATLTAYFLVCLMVYGFMEVYSFWTSDEAPEPFMIDSSSQSTAFNLVTSESLMSHR from the exons ATGTTTGAGTACCTGCTGGTTTGCTTCGTCCTGCTCATCAGACGCAGCTCCGACGGCAGTCTGTGCGCCACAAAGGTCATAGTGCGCGTGCCGCGGGACAAGGACATTGGCTTGATCTTCG ATCTGACCGTCACCAACCGCATTCGGAGTGACAAAAAGGAGACGCTGGACTTCACCATCGTCTCGGATGGGGAATGCACTGTAAACACGACCCATGGAGAGCAGGTGAACGCGATGGGAAGAATATTTGGCGGGGATTTCGGCTCCATTGAACCGGGCAAGAGTGAAACTGTTTCCCTGGTGTGGCCCACTGTG TCTCTGTACAACCGGGTGGGCAGCTGTCCCATTTTGATCTCAGCCACGAGTGCCCGCGCCACGGATGCAGTGGCCACTGCGAAGCAAGTGCTGCACTTCGACACCCGCTTCGAGACCCTGGATCCGCAGAGCAACAAGCTGCGGCGGCGGAAGGACTACAAGGACTGTCGGAACTGGGACAAGGATTACCTGCGCAACTGCACACCGCTGAACTGCGAGGAGCGATACTTTGGGAAACGGAGCTATTTCAACGTGGAAACGGAACAGTGCGAGCCGGCGTCGGATTGCTCCGGTCCGGGGGAGTACTACGACATCTTTAGCAACGAAGGCGTCGATCCTGGAAACTTCGTATCCGAGGAGGAACTGGACCAAATTAAGCAAGGAAAGTTTGATTCCAATTTTTTGGATTTGCGGGCGCCTCCACCG ATTCCAGAGACAAAAACCAATCAGCAGGCACATCCCTACAAGAAAAAGAGCAGGAGACGGGCCACACCACCAAGGCACTTTGTCCACTCCAAGTCCACAAAGTCCGATAATTGCGACAAAGCGCGTAAGCTGACTCTGGCCGATTTCAATGACTGCTTTCAGCATTTGAAGGATGTCCAGTCGCAGCCTCTCGTAGAGTCCGCCaatgaaaagaaaatcaagaaaaagtCGCCATTCGAGGTGCCTATGCTAACACAGCTCTATTACGACTGGTACCTTCCTTTAAGGACCGATAGCTGGGGCGAGGGCGGAGAAATCGGTGGCATAGGTGATCCGAGTCCCCAAAATGTCTCATCGGGATCGGAACCCCTCTTAACGTGGATTGGCAAACTGGATTGGAGGGGCTGGCTGTTCCTGATCCTCAAGGGAAGCTTTTTC ATCTTATTGCTAATTGTGTTTCAGGTTTTCGCCACTTTGACGGCGTATTTTCTGGTGTGCCTTATGGTCTATGGATTCATGGAAGTGTATAGCTTTTGGACTAGTGACGAGGCACCTGAACCTTTTATGATAGACTCCAGTTCTCAATCCACCGCCTTTAATCTTGTCACCTCAGAAAGTTTGATGTCCCATCGATAA
- the LOC6537043 gene encoding uncharacterized protein LOC6537043 isoform X2 has protein sequence MFEYLLVCFVLLIRRSSDGSLCATKVIVRVPRDKDIGLIFDLTVTNRIRSDKKETLDFTIVSDGECTVNTTHGEQVNAMGRIFGGDFGSIEPGKSETVSLVWPTVSLYNRVGSCPILISATSARATDAVATAKQVLHFDTRFETLDPQSNKLRRRKDYKDCRNWDKDYLRNCTPLNCEERYFGKRSYFNVETEQCEPASDCSGPGEYYDIFSNEGVDPGNFVSEEELDQIKQGKFDSNFLDLRAPPPIPETKTNQQAHPYKKKSRRRATPPRHFVHSKSTKSDNCDKARKLTLADFNDCFQHLKDVQSQPLVESANEKKIKKKSPFEVPMLTQLYYDWYLPLRTDSWGEGGEIGGIGDPSPQNVSSGSEPLLTWIGKLDWRGWLFLILKGSFFVSL, from the exons ATGTTTGAGTACCTGCTGGTTTGCTTCGTCCTGCTCATCAGACGCAGCTCCGACGGCAGTCTGTGCGCCACAAAGGTCATAGTGCGCGTGCCGCGGGACAAGGACATTGGCTTGATCTTCG ATCTGACCGTCACCAACCGCATTCGGAGTGACAAAAAGGAGACGCTGGACTTCACCATCGTCTCGGATGGGGAATGCACTGTAAACACGACCCATGGAGAGCAGGTGAACGCGATGGGAAGAATATTTGGCGGGGATTTCGGCTCCATTGAACCGGGCAAGAGTGAAACTGTTTCCCTGGTGTGGCCCACTGTG TCTCTGTACAACCGGGTGGGCAGCTGTCCCATTTTGATCTCAGCCACGAGTGCCCGCGCCACGGATGCAGTGGCCACTGCGAAGCAAGTGCTGCACTTCGACACCCGCTTCGAGACCCTGGATCCGCAGAGCAACAAGCTGCGGCGGCGGAAGGACTACAAGGACTGTCGGAACTGGGACAAGGATTACCTGCGCAACTGCACACCGCTGAACTGCGAGGAGCGATACTTTGGGAAACGGAGCTATTTCAACGTGGAAACGGAACAGTGCGAGCCGGCGTCGGATTGCTCCGGTCCGGGGGAGTACTACGACATCTTTAGCAACGAAGGCGTCGATCCTGGAAACTTCGTATCCGAGGAGGAACTGGACCAAATTAAGCAAGGAAAGTTTGATTCCAATTTTTTGGATTTGCGGGCGCCTCCACCG ATTCCAGAGACAAAAACCAATCAGCAGGCACATCCCTACAAGAAAAAGAGCAGGAGACGGGCCACACCACCAAGGCACTTTGTCCACTCCAAGTCCACAAAGTCCGATAATTGCGACAAAGCGCGTAAGCTGACTCTGGCCGATTTCAATGACTGCTTTCAGCATTTGAAGGATGTCCAGTCGCAGCCTCTCGTAGAGTCCGCCaatgaaaagaaaatcaagaaaaagtCGCCATTCGAGGTGCCTATGCTAACACAGCTCTATTACGACTGGTACCTTCCTTTAAGGACCGATAGCTGGGGCGAGGGCGGAGAAATCGGTGGCATAGGTGATCCGAGTCCCCAAAATGTCTCATCGGGATCGGAACCCCTCTTAACGTGGATTGGCAAACTGGATTGGAGGGGCTGGCTGTTCCTGATCCTCAAGGGAAGCTTTTTCGTGAGTTTGTGA